The Meiothermus ruber DSM 1279 genome includes the window GTCATCCATCAGCCAAAGCCAATCAAATCCTTTTGCATATGCTTGTTTTATGCCCTCGTAAAAGCCGCCTGCACCCCCACTATTCTCAGCCAGGCTTAGCAACTCTACTTGGGGAAAGGCTTGCTTCACCATCTCTGCTGTTCCATCGGTAGAAGCATTATCCACCACCAGTACATGATCGGGAGGACGTGTTTGAGAAAGAACCGCCTGAAGGCACTCTTTCAGAAGCTCTTTACGGTTATATGTCACAATCACTGCGCAAACCCGTTCAGCCATGTGCGATCTCCTCAAATAGCTTGAGAGCCCTTGCCACTGCCTGATCCATGTTGTAATACTTGTAGTCCGCTAAGCGGCCCGCAAAAAGCACACTGCCCCCTAGCTTTGCCGCTTCCTTCTCATAAAGGGAGTAACGCAAGCGGTTTTCTTCCCTAGGGATAGGATAGTAAGGCTCAAAATTGATATTTTCTGGTTGGTAAGCCTGAGGGTATTCAACAATTAATGTTGTCCAAGGTAATCGCTGACCAGTGAGGTGCTTCAGTTCAGTAGTACGTGTAAAGTCGTATTCGTTAGGATAATTCAGCGTACCCACCTCTTGTTGCCATTCTCTGTCAAAAGTTAAAAACTCAAACCTCAGGCTTCGATACGGCAAAGAACCATGCATGTAGTCAAAATAAACATCTATAGGACCAGTATAAATCATTCGATTGAAGCGAATTTCTCTCACAATTTCACGATAATCGGTATTAAGTAAAACCTTTATGTTTTTATGAGATAAGATGCGTCCAAACATGGCCGTATATCCCTGTTTGGGCATAGCCTGGTAAGTATCCTGGAAGTAGCGGTCATCCCGACTAATGTAGACTGGAACTCGCCCAGTAACCGAAGGATCTAGTTCCTCTGGTGTGAGTTCCCACTGTTTTATGGTATAGCCATAGAAGATATTCTTGTAAATGTAATCAGCCAGGAAGCGTAGCTCTTCATCTTTGGCCTCTTTCATCTTGAGAATCGGCACCTTAACCCCAAAACCATACGTGCAAATCAGCTTTTCCTCTAAGCGCTCTGCGTACTTGGGAGGGAAAAGCGCATAAAGAGAGTTGAGGTTGAAAGGTACAGGAACCAACTTACCCTCTACTGAAGCCAACACCCGATGGTAATAGGGGCGCCACTCAGTAAATTGTGAAAGGTAGTCCCGAACTTTTTTGCTGTTAGTGTGAAAGATATGGGGGCCGTATTTATGTACCAACACCCCGTGCTCATTGTAATAGTCATAGGCATTGCCACCTATGTGATTTCTTTTTTCAACAACCAGCACCTTTTGATCTAGCTGCGAAGCTATACGTTCGGCCAACACAGCCCCAGTAAAACCTGCACCAACGATAAGCCAGTCTACTTTCATGTGTGTTTCTCCATCTGCCAAGGTGCTTTACCATTACGCCATAAGTAAAGACCCATAGCTCCTGTTACAAACATCTCTACTGCAACTACCACATAAGCCATACCAATAAAGCCCATGCCAGGCACCAGTAACAAGGCTAATAGGAGGTTCAGCAAACCCGCAAACAAGATTATGGAATTAAATGCGCGATCGAGTCCCAAAGCCAGCATCCATTGGATACCAAGAGCGTTTGATAGTGCAACCAACGGTAATAGAAATGCCAGTACGCGCATTATGGGAACCGCTCCCTCGTAACCTGAACCCAGCAGCAAGTGTACGATTAGAGGAGCCAATACAGCTACCAGTAAAGCGCCTCCAAGCCCAACAAAACCCATTAGAAAGATTAACCGACGAGCAAGCTGGGCCGCGTCGCGAGGAGCATGTACTACCAAATGGCTCAACCGAGGAAAGAAAAGGCGGTTTATTGGCTCCACCATACCCAACACAGCTTTGGTCAATCGTTCAGCACCTGCATATAAGGCTACTTGCTGAGGCGGTAAGAACAACCCAAGGATAAAAACATTCCCAACCGTGTAAAGACTCACCGCACTACGAAAGAAAAACATGCTCCATCCGGATTTAAGGGCCTCTCCTACTTCCGATAATTTCGGCCAGCAGAGTCCCACCTCTCGCGAAACTAGCCAGAGGGCCGCTCCACTAGCGAATGTCGAAGCCACACCTTGCAAAAACAATACCTTCCAGGCATCGGTGGGGGTGCGTACAAACACGAACATAAAGGCCAAGGCAGCTAGTTTGGTAGCAACCTCGAGTCCCGCCACCAGGCGCAGGCGCTCCACACCTTGAAAAAACCACACCGGACTAAAACCCCACGCCACCGCCCAGAACACTCCACACCATAACAGGCGGAAATCGTGTCGCAAATTGTCTACCCATAAGCTCAGTAGGAACGCCAAGCCAGCTGCTACCAACGCCAGCAACAGCTTAGCCCCCATAACACCAGCCAATATTTCGGAAAGTCGGC containing:
- the glf gene encoding UDP-galactopyranose mutase, with amino-acid sequence MKVDWLIVGAGFTGAVLAERIASQLDQKVLVVEKRNHIGGNAYDYYNEHGVLVHKYGPHIFHTNSKKVRDYLSQFTEWRPYYHRVLASVEGKLVPVPFNLNSLYALFPPKYAERLEEKLICTYGFGVKVPILKMKEAKDEELRFLADYIYKNIFYGYTIKQWELTPEELDPSVTGRVPVYISRDDRYFQDTYQAMPKQGYTAMFGRILSHKNIKVLLNTDYREIVREIRFNRMIYTGPIDVYFDYMHGSLPYRSLRFEFLTFDREWQQEVGTLNYPNEYDFTRTTELKHLTGQRLPWTTLIVEYPQAYQPENINFEPYYPIPREENRLRYSLYEKEAAKLGGSVLFAGRLADYKYYNMDQAVARALKLFEEIAHG
- a CDS encoding oligosaccharide flippase family protein, giving the protein MVAKLSQVFRGRTAQNLLALYGVQFANYLLPLITLPYLARVLGPEGFGALAVVQSFAQYLSLLIEYGFNLSATRAVARYRDDKGRLSEILAGVMGAKLLLALVAAGLAFLLSLWVDNLRHDFRLLWCGVFWAVAWGFSPVWFFQGVERLRLVAGLEVATKLAALAFMFVFVRTPTDAWKVLFLQGVASTFASGAALWLVSREVGLCWPKLSEVGEALKSGWSMFFFRSAVSLYTVGNVFILGLFLPPQQVALYAGAERLTKAVLGMVEPINRLFFPRLSHLVVHAPRDAAQLARRLIFLMGFVGLGGALLVAVLAPLIVHLLLGSGYEGAVPIMRVLAFLLPLVALSNALGIQWMLALGLDRAFNSIILFAGLLNLLLALLLVPGMGFIGMAYVVVAVEMFVTGAMGLYLWRNGKAPWQMEKHT